From a region of the Kiritimatiellia bacterium genome:
- a CDS encoding tyrosine-type recombinase/integrase, with translation MSVQVRRLPNGELASKYWYASFMVRGRRRIISTKVEVMGKPRSRAFVLSKGRAQTVEKQLRAEAQEKAGAEKMIERLVEIKTDERYSSMPLSGLAEAWATLPRKRKPSDLFVRYGRGLLNSFVTFLHGRYPSDKEMTDVSAAHVQAFMDSEEKRGVSARTWNRAKGLLRSVFFHLEPGAEAYRKYLAKTPDKVEDIVHRQPFTPEEIAAILEAAKDDDLMRPLIVTALCTAMRRGDCALLKWSSVDLKGGFLTVKTSKTGDTVEIPIMPLLRDELSRLDQGKGKGGGEYVFPEAARLYKDRPDVLNSRLKRLLMAAGFIEEDPDDEDDDEDEKKKPLPSLPPEELRENGIKAIESTAMPAAKRERFKAVFLAYTAGKTVTQVAAETGISSGAVSICLNKIESLLQAAVVRRKGPPVPAVVRGTLYSNGSGQRMKRGSLRGWHSFRTTFITLALTAGLPMELVRRVTGHTTVDVVLKHYFRPGREDFKRALQAAMPRLLTNGEKTPREQLIDILSNTSARAWAQDSKRALELAKLVSG, from the coding sequence ATGTCGGTCCAGGTCAGACGACTTCCGAACGGCGAATTGGCCAGCAAGTACTGGTATGCCAGCTTCATGGTGAGAGGCCGGCGCCGGATCATTTCCACGAAAGTGGAGGTCATGGGGAAGCCGCGGAGTCGCGCTTTTGTCCTTTCCAAGGGCCGCGCCCAGACGGTGGAAAAACAATTGCGCGCGGAAGCGCAGGAGAAGGCCGGCGCCGAGAAAATGATCGAGCGGCTCGTGGAGATCAAGACGGACGAGCGCTACAGTTCCATGCCGCTTTCCGGTCTGGCGGAAGCTTGGGCTACGCTGCCCCGCAAGCGCAAACCAAGTGATCTATTCGTCCGCTACGGCCGCGGCCTCTTGAATAGCTTTGTCACTTTTCTTCACGGCCGCTATCCATCGGACAAGGAAATGACCGATGTATCTGCGGCTCATGTCCAGGCTTTCATGGATTCGGAAGAGAAGCGCGGCGTCTCGGCGCGTACCTGGAATAGGGCGAAAGGATTGCTGCGGTCTGTCTTTTTCCATTTGGAACCTGGCGCCGAGGCATACCGAAAGTACCTGGCGAAGACACCCGACAAGGTCGAGGACATCGTCCACCGCCAGCCCTTCACCCCGGAAGAAATCGCGGCGATCCTCGAGGCGGCCAAGGACGATGATCTCATGCGCCCCCTGATCGTGACCGCCCTGTGCACGGCCATGCGCCGCGGGGACTGCGCCTTGCTCAAGTGGTCCAGCGTGGATCTCAAGGGCGGGTTCCTGACCGTGAAGACCTCCAAGACCGGCGACACGGTCGAGATCCCAATCATGCCCTTGTTGCGGGATGAACTGTCGCGCCTGGACCAAGGCAAGGGCAAGGGTGGGGGTGAGTACGTCTTCCCTGAAGCGGCCCGGCTCTACAAGGACAGGCCGGACGTTCTGAATTCCCGCCTGAAGCGCCTCCTGATGGCCGCGGGGTTCATCGAGGAAGACCCGGACGATGAGGACGATGACGAGGACGAGAAGAAAAAGCCCCTTCCTTCTCTCCCTCCCGAGGAACTACGCGAGAATGGGATCAAGGCCATCGAGTCCACGGCCATGCCGGCGGCCAAGCGCGAGCGGTTCAAGGCCGTGTTCCTGGCCTACACGGCCGGCAAGACCGTTACCCAAGTCGCCGCCGAGACCGGCATCAGCAGTGGCGCGGTATCGATCTGCCTGAACAAGATCGAATCGCTGCTTCAGGCCGCCGTGGTCCGCCGGAAGGGCCCCCCGGTGCCGGCGGTCGTGCGTGGCACCCTCTACAGTAACGGCAGCGGCCAGCGCATGAAGCGGGGCAGCCTCCGCGGCTGGCATTCGTTCCGCACCACGTTCATTACCCTGGCCCTGACCGCCGGCCTGCCCATGGAGCTGGTCCGGCGCGTGACCGGCCACACCACGGTGGATGTCGTCTTGAAGCACTACTTCCGGCCGGGCCGGGAGGACTTCAAGCGGGCGCTGCAGGCTGCCATGCCCAGATTGCTGACCAATGGCGAGAAAACGCCTAGGGAGCAATTGATCGATATCCTGTCGAACACATCGGCCCGGGCATGGGCTCAAGATTCCAAACGTGCCTTGGAACTGGCCAAGCTGGTGTCTGGCTAA
- a CDS encoding mechanosensitive ion channel, producing the protein MNHALLPAFLEGVVLLGLYLLAVVLTSGWRRRAGAGEQDETPSWRILLLRPLIVLVATHVLLWLLKRNGEALAWLQGHPKHVSAWLTFWVVVLVLGAIELIVLHAGRLAGRAFRVPRLMRNIIRGLALLLAAFAVLKYQLGVNISPLLASTALVTAVVGFALQGVLGNLLGGMSLHVVGSVLPGDWVAIGDTEGEVIETNWRETRLRTVAGHIMVIPNGVVASSVIHNMTRPTPLRRHAVNVGASYSDAPGEVIEALLESARAIPEVLREPAPSAYLVEYKDFGINYRLRFWTNQFYDRTAVEGDVMRMIWYRFKRRGIEIPFPMSDKLLNDFMAVVYRQRRMPPESEDVRDTARDLLRSDFIGKLLVDEKGQALLSETDLAGISPSIRRVRFTAGETIFRQGDPGESCYVLVRGTVRGRVEYSDLRQANEFDLGPGSLFGEMSLVTGLPRTATLVSPGETEMLLISREAFTRLLAVRPEVPEALARIVAHRAEANLAALEQLKSLGPANVAETLKKETILRRFLRLLGVSG; encoded by the coding sequence GTGAATCACGCCCTGCTGCCGGCCTTCCTGGAAGGAGTCGTCCTGCTGGGCCTGTACCTGCTGGCCGTGGTCCTGACGAGCGGGTGGCGCCGGCGCGCCGGCGCGGGGGAACAGGACGAGACGCCTTCCTGGCGGATCCTCCTGCTCCGGCCGCTCATCGTGCTCGTGGCCACGCATGTGCTCCTGTGGCTGCTGAAGCGGAATGGCGAGGCCTTGGCCTGGTTGCAGGGCCACCCGAAACATGTGTCCGCCTGGCTGACGTTCTGGGTCGTGGTGCTGGTCCTCGGCGCGATCGAGCTGATCGTTCTGCACGCGGGCCGCCTGGCCGGCCGGGCGTTTCGCGTGCCGCGGCTCATGCGCAACATCATCCGTGGCCTGGCCCTCCTGCTGGCCGCCTTTGCCGTGCTGAAGTACCAGCTCGGCGTCAACATCTCTCCGCTCCTGGCCTCCACGGCGCTAGTGACGGCGGTGGTCGGCTTCGCCCTGCAGGGCGTGCTGGGCAACCTCCTGGGCGGCATGTCCCTGCATGTGGTCGGATCCGTCCTGCCCGGTGACTGGGTCGCGATCGGCGATACGGAAGGAGAGGTCATCGAGACCAACTGGCGCGAGACCCGTTTGCGCACGGTGGCCGGCCATATCATGGTCATCCCCAACGGGGTCGTCGCCTCCTCTGTCATCCACAACATGACCCGGCCCACGCCGCTCCGGCGGCACGCGGTCAACGTGGGGGCTAGCTACTCGGATGCACCCGGCGAGGTGATCGAGGCGCTGCTGGAATCCGCGCGGGCGATCCCGGAGGTCCTGCGCGAACCGGCGCCGTCGGCCTATCTCGTCGAGTACAAGGATTTCGGCATCAACTACCGGCTGCGTTTCTGGACAAACCAGTTCTACGACCGCACCGCCGTCGAGGGTGACGTGATGCGGATGATCTGGTACCGCTTTAAGCGCCGCGGCATTGAGATCCCGTTCCCGATGAGCGACAAGCTGCTCAACGATTTCATGGCCGTCGTCTATCGCCAGCGCCGCATGCCGCCCGAGAGCGAGGATGTCCGCGACACCGCGCGGGACCTGCTGCGCAGCGATTTCATCGGCAAGCTGCTCGTGGATGAAAAAGGCCAGGCCTTATTGTCGGAAACGGACCTGGCCGGGATTTCGCCCTCGATCCGCCGTGTCCGATTCACGGCCGGCGAAACCATTTTCCGGCAGGGCGATCCCGGGGAATCGTGCTACGTGCTAGTGCGCGGAACCGTCCGTGGCCGGGTGGAGTACAGCGACCTGCGGCAGGCGAACGAGTTTGACCTGGGCCCCGGCTCGCTGTTCGGGGAGATGAGCCTCGTCACGGGTCTCCCGCGCACGGCGACGCTGGTCTCGCCCGGCGAGACGGAGATGCTGCTGATTTCGCGCGAGGCGTTCACGCGGCTGCTGGCCGTGCGCCCGGAAGTGCCGGAGGCGCTGGCCCGGATCGTGGCGCATCGCGCGGAGGCCAACCTCGCGGCGCTGGAGCAGCTGAAATCCCTGGGCCCGGCGAACGTGGCGGAGACCCTCAAGAAGGAAACCATCCTGCGCCGGTTCCTACGCCTGCTGGGCGTCAGCGGCTGA
- a CDS encoding serine acetyltransferase: MLPGRMSQAEIQAEELGLFLVRRLGEAWRLLRPEVERAIPFRWMGQAARMEGAPKPVDPHEESGRVMQSFVERLGEIRKLLVEDIRAAYDGDPAALTYAEVQLAYPGLLAIASHRLAHEFYKLHVPIVPRVMSEWTHSQTGVDIHPGAEIGHGFFIDHATGVVIGETTHIGHHVKLYQGVTLGARSFSLDAQGQPVKHVKRHPTVEDDVVIYAHATILGGDTVIGRGSTIGANVFLMESVPPKSFVTSKHAELHIKRGNENA; encoded by the coding sequence ATGCTGCCCGGGCGCATGTCCCAGGCGGAAATCCAGGCGGAGGAACTGGGCCTGTTCCTCGTCCGCCGCCTCGGCGAGGCCTGGCGCCTGCTGCGGCCCGAGGTGGAGAGGGCCATCCCCTTCCGCTGGATGGGCCAGGCCGCCCGCATGGAGGGCGCCCCGAAGCCCGTGGACCCCCACGAGGAATCCGGCCGCGTGATGCAGTCCTTCGTCGAGCGGTTGGGCGAGATCCGGAAACTGCTGGTGGAAGACATCCGGGCCGCGTACGACGGCGACCCGGCGGCGCTGACCTATGCCGAGGTCCAATTGGCGTACCCCGGACTGCTGGCGATCGCCTCGCACCGCCTGGCGCACGAGTTCTACAAGCTCCACGTGCCCATCGTACCGCGCGTGATGAGCGAGTGGACGCACTCGCAGACGGGCGTGGACATCCATCCCGGCGCGGAGATCGGGCACGGTTTCTTCATCGACCACGCGACCGGCGTGGTCATCGGCGAAACGACCCACATCGGCCACCACGTCAAGCTGTACCAGGGCGTCACGCTGGGGGCGCGCAGCTTCTCGCTCGACGCGCAGGGCCAGCCGGTCAAGCACGTGAAGCGGCATCCGACGGTAGAGGACGACGTGGTGATCTACGCGCACGCGACGATCCTCGGCGGCGACACGGTCATCGGCCGGGGCTCGACGATCGGGGCCAACGTGTTCCTGATGGAGAGCGTGCCGCCCAAGAGCTTCGTGACCAGCAAGCACGCCGAACTCCACATCAAGCGGGGCAACGAGAACGCCTGA
- a CDS encoding MBL fold metallo-hydrolase has translation MKITIGGARGTSSAAQPGFMRYGGETTCILVQGQAGETLFLDAGTGIRPLGARFAEHPPAEVMVLLTHFHLDHVVGWPSFPLLYVKGVTLRVAAPDAGGQRAEQILSQLMKQPFWPIQMERVQAGLRFEPIPEQFGGLQLRSCPVHHPGGCVAYRLDEPSTGASLVFATDIEWDLSSPDEKRMFLDLCRQPGPCRLLLFDGHYSRATYPAFKGWGHSTWEDAVEVARDVQAGQLLVIHHAPDGRDEQLDRIQRRLLVAYPGAGLAQDGMEVEL, from the coding sequence ATGAAAATCACGATCGGGGGAGCCCGGGGAACCAGCAGCGCCGCCCAGCCGGGATTCATGCGATACGGCGGCGAGACGACGTGCATCCTGGTGCAAGGGCAGGCGGGGGAAACGCTTTTCCTGGACGCCGGGACCGGGATCCGGCCGCTGGGAGCGCGCTTCGCGGAGCATCCGCCCGCCGAGGTGATGGTGTTGCTCACGCACTTCCACCTCGACCACGTGGTCGGCTGGCCTTCGTTTCCGCTTCTCTACGTCAAGGGCGTGACCCTGCGCGTGGCGGCGCCCGATGCCGGCGGGCAGAGGGCGGAACAGATCCTGTCCCAGCTCATGAAGCAGCCGTTCTGGCCGATCCAGATGGAGCGGGTGCAGGCCGGCCTTCGCTTCGAGCCGATTCCCGAACAGTTCGGCGGGCTGCAACTCCGGTCCTGCCCGGTGCATCACCCCGGCGGCTGCGTGGCGTACCGACTGGACGAACCGTCGACGGGCGCCTCGCTCGTTTTTGCGACGGATATCGAATGGGATCTTTCCAGCCCGGATGAAAAACGGATGTTTCTCGATTTGTGCCGCCAACCCGGGCCCTGTCGGCTGCTGCTCTTCGACGGGCACTACAGCCGCGCGACGTATCCGGCCTTCAAGGGCTGGGGACACAGTACGTGGGAGGACGCCGTCGAGGTGGCCCGTGACGTGCAGGCGGGGCAACTCCTGGTGATTCACCACGCGCCGGACGGCCGGGATGAGCAGTTGGACCGCATCCAGCGCCGGCTCCTGGTGGCGTATCCGGGGGCGGGCCTGGCCCAGGACGGCATGGAGGTGGAATTGTGA